A stretch of Natronococcus sp. CG52 DNA encodes these proteins:
- a CDS encoding mechanosensitive ion channel family protein has protein sequence MLQVTEETEIEGTIDILPSLDSEFAVQLVLAALVLVIGWYLSKLVVRITGRTIARRIERPSVTRTALRGVRASVLVLTLVVVARILGVGDTQILLSVTVISAVIAVVLAPLVGSFINGLFVLADRPYEIGDMIEVTDEGHKGFVEDITIRYTKIFTLHNTFIVIPNSEIQQRDVINYSAEDERTRISLEFEVTYESDLESARSLAERAARSVDVVITGGPDIRIGSARYGAAPACIIQEYGDNGVMLELFFWVQHPYKQAVARSAVQTAIWERFADADVEFAYPHRHHVFNEHSGIAQMAFDEPRPDRSSVDSSVDPVEGPTDRGDQ, from the coding sequence ATGCTGCAGGTGACGGAGGAAACGGAGATCGAGGGCACTATCGATATTCTTCCGAGCCTCGATTCCGAGTTCGCGGTCCAACTCGTTCTCGCCGCGCTCGTCCTCGTAATCGGCTGGTACCTCTCGAAACTCGTCGTTCGCATCACCGGTCGGACGATCGCGCGTCGAATCGAACGACCGAGCGTCACGCGGACGGCCCTGCGCGGCGTCAGAGCGTCCGTACTGGTGCTGACGCTCGTGGTCGTCGCCCGAATCCTCGGCGTCGGTGACACGCAGATTCTCCTCTCGGTGACCGTCATCTCCGCCGTGATCGCGGTCGTCCTCGCGCCGCTGGTCGGGAGTTTCATCAACGGACTGTTCGTCCTCGCCGACCGACCGTACGAGATCGGCGACATGATCGAGGTCACGGACGAGGGTCACAAGGGATTCGTCGAGGACATCACGATCCGATACACCAAGATCTTCACCCTCCACAACACGTTCATCGTCATCCCGAACTCCGAGATCCAGCAGCGAGACGTGATCAACTACTCCGCCGAGGACGAACGCACGCGAATCTCCCTGGAGTTCGAAGTTACCTACGAGAGCGACCTCGAGTCGGCTCGAAGCCTGGCCGAGCGCGCGGCCCGGTCCGTCGACGTCGTCATCACGGGCGGCCCCGATATTCGGATCGGAAGCGCTCGGTACGGGGCCGCACCGGCCTGTATCATTCAGGAGTACGGCGATAACGGCGTCATGCTGGAACTGTTCTTCTGGGTCCAGCATCCGTACAAGCAGGCCGTTGCCCGCTCGGCCGTGCAGACGGCTATCTGGGAGCGGTTCGCGGACGCCGACGTCGAGTTCGCCTATCCGCACCGTCACCACGTCTTCAACGAACACAGCGGCATCGCACAGATGGCGTTCGACGAGCCCCGTCCGGATCGGTCGAGCGTTGACTCGTCGGTCGATCCGGTCGAGGGTCCCACCGATCGCGGCGATCAGTAG
- a CDS encoding universal stress protein yields MTLLVVPVRYPLSKHSRRTLERAIEVARERDAALTVLHVDLYQNGNKVTRIDLKNAVESTFGRLENARYVVRTGFLVEESILDEVAAEEADAVVIGSQQASRLRRLFRRFTDNPDIDRYLRTHLDCEVITVESARAT; encoded by the coding sequence ATGACGCTGCTCGTGGTTCCCGTTCGGTATCCCCTGTCGAAACACTCGCGCCGGACGCTCGAGCGGGCAATCGAGGTCGCGCGCGAACGGGACGCGGCTCTGACCGTCCTTCACGTCGACCTCTACCAAAATGGGAACAAAGTGACGCGAATCGACCTCAAAAACGCCGTCGAATCGACGTTCGGGCGACTCGAGAACGCGCGCTACGTCGTTCGAACGGGCTTTCTCGTCGAGGAGAGCATTCTCGACGAGGTCGCCGCCGAGGAAGCCGACGCCGTGGTCATCGGAAGCCAGCAGGCGAGCCGGCTGCGTCGGCTCTTCCGCCGGTTCACCGACAATCCGGACATCGACCGCTACCTGCGCACTCACCTCGACTGTGAGGTCATCACCGTCGAGAGCGCGCGCGCGACGTAA
- a CDS encoding DUF5816 domain-containing protein, producing the protein METRSTDDGDTVYVSTTDGDRGSKGPFLVAYETGDAERRYGWYCTNCESFDNAMDSMGRIQCNQCGNFRKPTEWDAAHE; encoded by the coding sequence ATGGAAACGAGGTCGACCGATGACGGTGATACCGTCTACGTCTCGACAACGGACGGCGACAGAGGCTCCAAGGGCCCGTTTCTCGTCGCGTACGAGACGGGCGATGCGGAGCGACGATACGGCTGGTACTGTACCAACTGCGAGAGCTTCGACAACGCGATGGATTCGATGGGTCGGATCCAGTGCAATCAGTGTGGGAACTTCCGGAAACCGACCGAGTGGGACGCTGCACACGAGTAG
- a CDS encoding DUF7116 family protein, which produces MRLVEQARSIFADMGYTVEGNGPEFRAERKWKVVHVSTVLELDELPPATGQFHCFVAQPEDADTLEAKLERMNPSYEWAIIVVDGDDYQVERAPPGPHVSA; this is translated from the coding sequence ATGCGACTCGTCGAGCAGGCCAGATCGATTTTCGCCGACATGGGTTACACCGTCGAAGGCAACGGCCCCGAGTTCCGTGCTGAACGCAAGTGGAAGGTCGTTCACGTCAGTACAGTCCTCGAACTCGACGAACTTCCGCCAGCCACCGGCCAGTTCCACTGCTTCGTCGCCCAACCCGAGGATGCGGATACCCTCGAAGCAAAACTCGAGCGGATGAATCCGAGCTACGAGTGGGCAATCATCGTCGTCGACGGCGACGACTATCAGGTCGAACGCGCGCCGCCCGGACCGCACGTCTCCGCCTGA
- a CDS encoding pyridoxal-phosphate-dependent aminotransferase family protein yields the protein MAGADDSIDVSEIDELTPPNRTLMGPGPSDVHPRVLRAMSTPLVGHLDPSFVEIMDEVQELLRYTFRTDNRWTIPVSGTGSAAMEAAIGNVVEPGDTMLVPTNGYFGGRMASMARRAGGEVVEVDAPWGEPLDPAQVSDALAEYDPDVFGFVHAETSTGVLQPNVPELTAAAHDHDALVIADTVTSIGGVELRVDEWNIDVAYAGPQKCLSCPPGASPLTLSEEAMDKVLTREEEPRSWYLDLSLLEGYWGDERSYHHTAPITNVYAIREALRLVAEEGIEKRWARHERLAGALKAGMEGMGLEMNAPDEYWLPSLNAVRVPEGVDDGEVCGELLERYDLEIASGLGDLDGEIFRIGCMGHSAQPQNAIYVVTALGDVLESMGADVDPGAGVTATRGALE from the coding sequence ATGGCAGGTGCTGACGATTCGATCGACGTATCCGAGATCGACGAACTGACGCCACCGAATCGAACCCTGATGGGACCGGGGCCGAGCGACGTCCACCCCCGCGTGCTCCGGGCGATGAGCACGCCACTCGTGGGCCATCTCGACCCGTCGTTCGTCGAGATCATGGACGAAGTCCAGGAGCTACTGCGATACACGTTCCGGACGGACAACCGGTGGACGATCCCCGTCTCGGGGACCGGATCGGCCGCGATGGAGGCCGCGATCGGGAACGTGGTCGAGCCGGGCGATACGATGTTGGTGCCGACGAACGGCTACTTCGGCGGCCGAATGGCGTCGATGGCCCGCCGTGCCGGCGGCGAGGTCGTCGAGGTCGACGCGCCGTGGGGCGAACCGCTCGATCCCGCCCAGGTTTCCGACGCCCTGGCCGAGTACGATCCCGACGTCTTTGGGTTCGTCCACGCCGAGACCAGTACGGGCGTCCTGCAACCGAACGTGCCGGAACTCACCGCCGCGGCTCACGACCACGACGCCCTCGTGATCGCCGACACCGTCACCTCGATCGGCGGCGTCGAACTCCGCGTCGACGAGTGGAATATCGACGTCGCCTACGCGGGCCCCCAGAAGTGTCTCTCCTGTCCGCCGGGTGCCAGTCCGCTCACCCTCTCGGAGGAGGCCATGGACAAGGTCCTCACGCGCGAGGAAGAGCCCCGTTCGTGGTACCTCGATCTCTCCCTGCTCGAGGGCTACTGGGGCGACGAGCGATCCTACCACCACACCGCGCCGATCACGAACGTCTACGCGATCCGGGAGGCCCTGCGACTCGTCGCCGAGGAGGGAATCGAAAAGCGGTGGGCGCGCCACGAACGATTGGCCGGCGCGCTGAAAGCCGGCATGGAGGGAATGGGCCTCGAGATGAACGCGCCCGACGAGTACTGGCTACCGAGCCTGAACGCCGTCCGCGTTCCCGAGGGCGTCGACGACGGCGAGGTCTGCGGCGAGTTGCTCGAGCGCTACGATCTCGAGATTGCCAGCGGACTCGGCGACCTGGACGGCGAGATCTTCCGGATCGGCTGCATGGGTCACTCGGCCCAGCCCCAGAACGCGATCTACGTGGTGACGGCGCTGGGTGACGTCCTCGAGTCGATGGGAGCGGACGTCGATCCCGGTGCGGGCGTGACGGCGACGCGCGGGGCACTGGAGTAA
- a CDS encoding dodecin: MVFKKITLIGTSTESFDAAADDAIDRAEDTLQNVHWVEVDELGVEVASADDREYQAEVTVAFELED, encoded by the coding sequence ATGGTATTCAAGAAGATCACACTGATCGGAACGAGTACGGAAAGCTTCGACGCCGCCGCCGACGACGCGATCGACCGGGCCGAAGACACGCTCCAGAACGTCCATTGGGTCGAAGTCGACGAACTCGGTGTCGAAGTCGCAAGCGCCGACGACCGCGAGTACCAGGCGGAGGTCACCGTCGCCTTCGAACTCGAGGACTAA
- a CDS encoding HesB/IscA family protein, which yields MSTDSVDSGTADARPEIEVTEIAAEQALSLLESEDLDAGEAGLRLFVQQGGCAGLSYGMRFDDAPDEDDTIYEHHELRVFVDPASLKYIEGSILDYEEGLQAEGFHVENPNVVSECGCGESFRT from the coding sequence ATGAGCACGGATAGCGTGGACAGTGGGACCGCGGACGCACGTCCCGAGATCGAGGTGACGGAAATAGCGGCCGAACAGGCGCTCTCGCTGCTCGAGAGCGAGGATCTCGACGCTGGCGAGGCGGGACTTCGACTCTTCGTCCAGCAGGGTGGCTGCGCCGGTCTCTCCTACGGGATGCGGTTCGACGACGCCCCGGACGAGGACGACACGATCTACGAACACCACGAGCTGCGCGTGTTCGTCGATCCGGCGAGCCTGAAGTATATCGAAGGAAGTATCCTGGACTACGAAGAGGGCCTGCAGGCCGAGGGATTCCACGTCGAGAACCCGAACGTCGTCAGCGAGTGCGGCTGTGGTGAGTCGTTCCGAACGTAG
- the hisD gene encoding histidinol dehydrogenase yields MTVDVREIADLGPDDRVAFFERDAGIEAVRGDVREIVDRVREEGDVAVREFTDEFDDVQVGNLEITDDCERAAEKLDDDLLEAIETAAENVREFHEAQLPADWREEFDDGRELGRRFRPLERVGVYVPGGSAAYPSSAIMGVVPAVVAGVDHVTVVTPPAEELNPVTLAAIHVAGADAVFSVGGAQAIAGLAYGTETITRVQKIVGPGNRWVTAAKAEVRGDVEIDFLAGPSEIVVVADETAAPELVAAELVAQAEHDPNASVVAVTDDRETADAIVAAVDEQASEREREDVIRETLSNDASGVLLARSMSEAILFTESYAPEHLSILADDDESILERIDSAGSVFLGPDTPVAAGDYASGTNHVLPTNGGARVTGGLSVETFLRSTTVQRLSTEGLEELGGTITSLAEAEGLEAHAESVRLRLGADPVDDS; encoded by the coding sequence ATGACAGTCGATGTGCGGGAGATCGCCGACCTCGGGCCGGACGACCGCGTCGCCTTCTTCGAGCGCGACGCCGGGATCGAGGCGGTCAGGGGAGACGTTCGGGAGATCGTCGACCGGGTCCGCGAGGAGGGTGACGTCGCCGTCCGCGAGTTTACCGACGAGTTCGACGACGTCCAGGTCGGGAATCTCGAGATCACCGACGACTGCGAACGGGCCGCCGAGAAACTGGACGACGACCTGCTGGAAGCGATCGAGACGGCCGCCGAAAACGTCAGGGAATTCCACGAGGCTCAGCTTCCAGCGGACTGGCGCGAGGAATTCGACGACGGGCGAGAACTCGGTCGCCGCTTCCGGCCGCTCGAGCGCGTCGGCGTCTACGTCCCCGGCGGCTCGGCGGCGTACCCCTCGAGTGCGATCATGGGCGTCGTCCCGGCGGTCGTCGCGGGCGTCGACCACGTGACGGTCGTCACGCCGCCGGCGGAGGAACTCAACCCGGTGACGCTGGCGGCAATTCACGTCGCCGGCGCGGACGCGGTCTTCAGCGTCGGCGGCGCACAGGCCATTGCGGGGCTGGCGTACGGGACGGAGACGATCACCCGCGTCCAAAAGATCGTCGGTCCCGGAAACCGGTGGGTCACCGCGGCCAAAGCCGAAGTTCGCGGCGACGTCGAGATCGACTTCCTCGCGGGCCCGAGCGAGATCGTCGTGGTCGCCGACGAAACCGCAGCACCCGAACTCGTCGCGGCCGAACTCGTCGCTCAGGCCGAGCACGATCCGAACGCGTCGGTCGTGGCCGTCACGGACGACCGGGAGACCGCCGACGCCATCGTCGCCGCCGTCGACGAACAGGCGAGCGAGCGCGAGCGCGAGGACGTGATCCGCGAAACCCTCTCGAACGACGCCAGCGGCGTCCTGCTCGCCCGCTCGATGAGCGAGGCGATCCTCTTTACCGAGTCCTACGCCCCCGAACACCTCTCGATCCTCGCCGACGATGACGAATCGATCCTCGAGCGGATCGACAGCGCCGGCAGCGTCTTTCTCGGCCCGGACACGCCGGTCGCGGCGGGCGACTACGCCAGTGGGACCAACCACGTGCTCCCGACGAACGGCGGTGCGCGCGTGACCGGCGGGCTTTCGGTCGAAACGTTCCTTCGGTCGACGACCGTCCAGCGGCTCTCGACCGAGGGACTCGAGGAGCTCGGCGGGACGATTACGAGCCTCGCCGAGGCGGAGGGACTCGAGGCGCACGCCGAGAGCGTCCGGCTACGACTCGGAGCCGATCCCGTCGACGACTCGTAG
- a CDS encoding DrrA family ABC transporter ATP-binding protein, with amino-acid sequence MGADDDFSGGMKKGLDAATALVHRPPLVFLDEPTTGLDPAARNRGGEYFRRIDDEGTSVFLTTRYLDEADRLCDRLSVVQDGAVVAEETPVALERRDGGDVLEAELADPARRERALAIAREADLFEGDATVESTATGITISPFTRTRAKQIRFVALLDAGIDVLAVSTRDEESTIIGATSLQLPLLFVSSAFLPLSTCPTGSRPSWRSPRLRRRRRRTRVMLGEDTMTVLEVTAFVGVEDTLVPALAVLLDLATIFGTGAIYAVGRVASADVR; translated from the coding sequence TTGGGGGCCGACGACGACTTCTCCGGCGGGATGAAAAAGGGTCTCGACGCCGCGACGGCGCTGGTCCACCGACCGCCGCTGGTCTTCCTGGACGAGCCGACGACCGGACTCGACCCCGCCGCGCGGAACCGGGGAGGGGAGTACTTCCGGCGGATCGACGACGAGGGGACGAGCGTCTTCCTGACGACGCGGTACCTCGACGAGGCCGATCGGCTCTGCGATCGCCTCTCGGTCGTTCAGGACGGAGCCGTCGTCGCGGAGGAGACGCCGGTAGCGCTGGAACGCCGCGACGGCGGGGACGTTCTCGAGGCCGAACTGGCCGATCCGGCGCGGCGAGAGCGAGCCCTCGCCATCGCTCGTGAGGCAGACCTGTTCGAAGGGGATGCGACGGTCGAGTCGACGGCGACAGGGATTACAATCTCACCTTTCACGCGCACACGCGCGAAACAGATTCGATTTGTCGCACTTCTGGACGCGGGAATCGACGTGCTGGCGGTGTCGACCCGCGACGAGGAGTCGACGATCATCGGCGCAACCTCGCTGCAGTTGCCCTTGCTGTTCGTCTCGAGTGCCTTCCTTCCGCTGTCGACCTGCCCGACTGGATCCAGACCCTCGTGGCGTTCACCCCGGTTACGTAGGCGTCGACGCCGTACGCGCGTGATGCTCGGCGAGGATACCATGACCGTCCTCGAAGTGACGGCTTTCGTCGGGGTGGAGGACACGCTGGTTCCGGCGCTTGCGGTACTGCTCGACCTGGCGACCATCTTCGGGACTGGCGCTATTTACGCGGTCGGTCGTGTCGCGAGCGCGGACGTCCGGTGA
- a CDS encoding metal-dependent hydrolase translates to MWPWEHAIVGYLAYSVFCHAVYRESPGGLEAFAVVFASVLPDLIDKPLAWEYGVFPSGYALGHSIFFAAPLSIVIGLLAHRVSRPRAGLAFGVGYLLHLPSDVLDAYVREGVVQFELMLWPVETSQGSSRGQGFMTYFMQLFEGYQGDLLAGELSTYLWLQLGLGLFAFTLWLYDGAPVLRECLLGARRLLVDLCERASGSLEDSPER, encoded by the coding sequence ATGTGGCCCTGGGAGCACGCAATCGTCGGCTACCTCGCGTACTCGGTGTTCTGTCACGCCGTCTACCGGGAGTCTCCCGGCGGACTCGAGGCGTTCGCAGTCGTTTTCGCCTCGGTACTGCCGGATCTCATCGACAAGCCGCTCGCGTGGGAGTACGGCGTCTTCCCGTCGGGATACGCGCTCGGCCACTCGATTTTCTTCGCCGCGCCGCTCTCGATCGTCATCGGGCTCCTCGCACATCGAGTAAGTCGACCTCGAGCAGGTCTCGCCTTCGGAGTCGGCTACCTGCTGCACCTCCCGTCGGACGTCCTCGACGCCTACGTCCGTGAGGGTGTCGTGCAGTTCGAATTGATGCTCTGGCCCGTCGAAACGAGCCAAGGCTCGAGCCGCGGGCAGGGGTTCATGACGTACTTCATGCAACTGTTCGAGGGATACCAGGGAGATCTCCTCGCGGGAGAGCTCTCGACGTACCTCTGGCTCCAGCTCGGTCTGGGACTGTTCGCGTTCACGTTGTGGCTCTACGACGGCGCGCCGGTCCTCCGCGAGTGTCTGCTGGGAGCAAGGCGACTCCTCGTCGATCTGTGCGAACGAGCCTCCGGGTCGCTCGAGGATTCTCCGGAGCGCTAA
- a CDS encoding DUF7344 domain-containing protein → MPEPKHTDLDTVFELLSRSRCRYAMYYLLENQHTNVDKLSKQITAWETETSVQSVAEEKKRTVAASLIHNHLPRLAEQDVIEFDHRSGDLTVADGFESVRDSVERARVLDDGPVADSEPVDSVLYSDPLTETSTSPSSSE, encoded by the coding sequence ATGCCAGAACCGAAGCACACCGATCTCGACACCGTTTTTGAACTTCTGTCTCGGTCCCGCTGTCGGTACGCTATGTACTATCTTCTGGAAAACCAACATACCAACGTCGATAAACTTAGTAAACAGATAACCGCATGGGAAACAGAAACGTCCGTCCAATCAGTGGCTGAAGAGAAGAAACGGACAGTTGCGGCATCACTGATCCACAACCATCTGCCGCGACTCGCAGAGCAGGACGTCATCGAATTCGACCACCGCAGCGGAGACCTGACCGTCGCTGATGGATTCGAATCGGTTCGTGACTCTGTCGAACGGGCGCGAGTCCTCGACGATGGCCCGGTTGCCGACAGCGAGCCGGTCGATTCGGTTCTTTACAGCGACCCGCTCACAGAGACGTCCACAAGCCCGTCTTCGAGCGAATAG
- a CDS encoding HalOD1 output domain-containing protein, giving the protein MAHADELPLVIAERIAEREGLTPINLQPPLYESVDTDALEALLDSSNDAISVSFTYRGYTVHVDGTGSVRISDPPSGEPRTKAEV; this is encoded by the coding sequence ATGGCGCACGCAGACGAACTCCCGCTTGTGATCGCAGAACGGATCGCGGAACGCGAAGGCCTCACACCGATCAACCTGCAGCCCCCGCTCTACGAATCGGTCGATACGGATGCCCTCGAAGCGCTCCTCGACTCGAGTAACGACGCGATTTCAGTATCGTTCACCTACCGGGGATACACGGTCCACGTCGACGGGACTGGCTCTGTTCGGATCTCGGACCCGCCTAGTGGCGAACCGCGGACGAAAGCGGAGGTGTAA
- the coxB gene encoding cytochrome c oxidase subunit II, giving the protein MNGRRSTISALVVGVIAGLLTLTGTAAAQSENRELIDGLNYQLLYVALPLSLFVLMILIYATVKFHDNDDPQPTAEDPALEITWTAATAIILLFVGISGYSVLVSPYVSPAQPAELAGDGANEEYASVEDLPETDDEELIVHGYQWGWEVTYPDANVTTQDEIVIPADEDVTMWLTAEEVIHSLFISDLGAKQDAFPGEYTRLRTVAYETGQYDAACTEFCGAGHSRMTAEVTVVDRESYDEWLEENEGEQATAPDAP; this is encoded by the coding sequence ATGAACGGCCGCAGGTCGACGATATCCGCACTCGTCGTCGGAGTGATTGCGGGACTGCTCACGCTAACGGGAACGGCCGCGGCACAGTCGGAAAACCGAGAGCTCATCGACGGACTCAACTACCAGTTGCTCTACGTTGCACTCCCGCTCTCGCTGTTCGTTCTGATGATCCTCATATACGCGACCGTCAAGTTTCACGACAACGACGATCCACAGCCGACCGCGGAAGATCCCGCGCTCGAGATCACCTGGACCGCGGCGACCGCGATTATTCTGCTGTTCGTCGGCATCTCCGGTTACAGCGTGCTCGTCAGTCCGTACGTCTCACCGGCGCAACCGGCCGAGCTCGCCGGCGACGGCGCCAACGAAGAATACGCGTCGGTGGAGGACCTTCCCGAGACTGACGACGAAGAGTTGATCGTCCACGGCTACCAGTGGGGCTGGGAGGTCACCTATCCGGATGCCAACGTCACGACGCAAGACGAGATCGTGATACCCGCCGACGAAGACGTCACGATGTGGTTGACCGCCGAGGAAGTCATCCACTCGCTTTTCATCTCTGATCTCGGCGCCAAACAAGACGCGTTCCCCGGAGAGTACACGCGACTTCGGACCGTCGCGTACGAGACCGGCCAGTATGACGCAGCCTGTACCGAGTTCTGCGGAGCCGGCCACTCGCGGATGACTGCGGAGGTGACCGTCGTCGACCGTGAGAGCTACGACGAGTGGCTCGAGGAGAACGAAGGAGAGCAGGCGACGGCACCGGACGCTCCCTGA
- a CDS encoding DUF6789 family protein, translating into MSRAVIQVSLFVAILTGCFLTIYFARQLRADPSPDGGYAAIGEHGLTWSEAKAAAIRWTTTTNHREIGLLYIAFGTVAALWGGVDAMMIRTHLLTPAADIWTEQTYNELFTMHGLTMLIFFVAPVFFGIGNYFLPLLIGADDMAFPRLNAVGFWMLPPALLLSRLGIIAEVTGTSLALVVPEEWLSILFALREPAIGWTMYAPLSSTTPDPQINFLLLGLHLSGIATTIAAINFVTTVVYERADGVGWANLDIFSWNMLVTSGIALFAFPLLGTALLMLLFDRNFGTTFFATEGGGAILWQHLFWFWGHPEVYIVFLPATGLMSLILPKFVGRKLFGFKFIVYSTIAIGVLSFGVWAHHMFTTGVDPRIRASFMATSIAIAVPSAIKIFNWITTIWNGNVKLAAPLVLCVGGIATFIYGGITGVFLAVIPIDIIYHDTYYVVGHFHLIIMGIIPLMMFAASYYWYPIITGRLYDRRLALFQSILLVIGVALTFGTLMIIGFLELPRRYATYPAEFQTLQIVATVGSYIIGLSVMLWLYNVLWSYFQGEPVETADPWDLKSTNQFSREWQWFEEKLERERGIPPSEPAEVRRTYMPAQEEEPPSLYGRIVPVARTVVNDAGTGAIGGFVGTVLMTGVLAVAVLLGVFDLESFADLATLVGLPANTTFGYVVFLAGGMTTWPLLFLALGEYLPGELSLVTGLWYSTVIASGFAIGFFTGQTGLELVTYLLFVLLSHWVYGLGLAGTVEYLGSRHPSPPEDQG; encoded by the coding sequence ATGAGCCGAGCGGTAATACAGGTATCGCTGTTCGTCGCTATCCTGACTGGGTGTTTTCTGACAATCTATTTTGCGCGCCAGCTACGAGCCGATCCGTCGCCCGACGGCGGCTACGCAGCCATCGGTGAGCACGGGCTCACCTGGAGCGAAGCGAAAGCGGCCGCGATTCGCTGGACGACGACGACGAATCACCGAGAGATCGGCTTGCTCTACATCGCGTTCGGCACGGTCGCAGCGCTCTGGGGCGGGGTCGACGCGATGATGATTCGGACGCACCTGTTGACTCCCGCTGCGGATATCTGGACGGAGCAGACTTACAACGAACTGTTCACGATGCACGGGCTGACGATGCTCATCTTCTTCGTCGCCCCGGTCTTCTTTGGTATCGGGAACTACTTCCTGCCGCTGCTGATCGGCGCCGACGACATGGCGTTTCCCCGGCTGAACGCCGTCGGCTTCTGGATGCTGCCGCCTGCACTCCTGCTCTCCCGTCTCGGGATCATCGCCGAGGTGACGGGAACATCGCTCGCGCTGGTCGTTCCCGAGGAGTGGCTCTCCATTCTGTTCGCGCTGCGCGAGCCAGCGATCGGCTGGACCATGTACGCACCGCTTTCTTCGACGACGCCGGACCCGCAGATCAACTTTCTCCTGCTTGGCCTCCACCTGAGCGGCATCGCGACGACGATCGCCGCGATCAACTTCGTGACGACCGTCGTCTACGAGCGCGCCGATGGAGTCGGCTGGGCGAACCTCGACATCTTCTCGTGGAACATGCTCGTTACGAGCGGTATCGCCCTCTTTGCGTTCCCGCTGCTCGGGACTGCCCTCCTCATGTTGCTGTTCGACCGGAACTTCGGAACGACCTTCTTCGCTACCGAGGGTGGCGGTGCCATCCTCTGGCAGCATCTCTTCTGGTTCTGGGGCCACCCCGAGGTGTATATCGTCTTCCTCCCTGCAACGGGACTGATGAGTCTCATCTTACCGAAATTCGTCGGCCGCAAACTGTTCGGCTTCAAGTTCATCGTCTATTCGACGATCGCGATCGGCGTCCTCTCCTTTGGCGTCTGGGCCCATCATATGTTCACGACGGGGGTCGATCCGCGTATCCGAGCGAGTTTTATGGCAACCTCGATCGCGATCGCCGTACCGAGCGCGATCAAGATCTTCAACTGGATCACGACGATCTGGAACGGAAACGTCAAACTCGCGGCCCCGCTCGTGCTCTGTGTCGGCGGCATCGCCACGTTCATCTACGGCGGCATCACCGGCGTCTTCCTCGCGGTGATACCCATCGACATCATCTACCACGACACCTACTACGTCGTGGGTCACTTCCATCTCATCATCATGGGTATTATCCCGCTCATGATGTTCGCCGCGAGCTACTACTGGTATCCGATCATCACGGGCAGACTGTACGACCGCCGGCTGGCACTCTTTCAGTCGATTCTGCTGGTCATCGGGGTTGCCCTGACGTTCGGGACGCTCATGATCATCGGCTTCCTCGAGCTCCCACGCCGGTACGCGACCTACCCCGCCGAGTTCCAGACGCTGCAGATTGTCGCAACGGTCGGTTCGTACATCATCGGACTCAGCGTCATGCTGTGGTTATACAACGTGCTCTGGTCGTACTTCCAGGGTGAACCGGTCGAGACGGCCGACCCGTGGGATCTCAAGTCGACGAACCAGTTCAGCCGCGAGTGGCAGTGGTTCGAGGAGAAACTCGAGCGCGAGCGCGGGATCCCCCCGAGCGAACCCGCGGAGGTCCGTCGAACCTACATGCCGGCCCAGGAGGAGGAGCCACCGTCGCTCTACGGCCGGATCGTTCCGGTCGCCCGAACCGTCGTCAACGACGCCGGCACGGGTGCGATCGGTGGCTTCGTCGGAACGGTGCTCATGACCGGCGTGCTGGCCGTCGCCGTACTGCTCGGCGTGTTCGACCTCGAGTCGTTCGCCGATCTGGCCACGCTTGTCGGGCTACCCGCAAACACCACGTTCGGATACGTGGTCTTCCTCGCCGGCGGGATGACGACCTGGCCGCTGCTGTTCCTGGCGCTCGGCGAATACCTGCCGGGTGAGCTCTCGCTGGTCACCGGCCTCTGGTACTCGACGGTCATCGCCTCCGGGTTCGCCATCGGGTTCTTCACCGGCCAGACGGGTCTCGAACTGGTCACGTATCTGCTGTTCGTGTTGCTCTCCCACTGGGTCTACGGACTCGGGCTCGCCGGGACAGTCGAGTACCTCGGTAGCCGACACCCGTCGCCACCGGAGGACCAGGGATGA